In Sulfitobacter sp. LCG007, the sequence AGCTCGCGCCGGACCGCGAGATCGTAGATCATCTGGGCGTATTCGCGCACAGCGAACGCGGACACGGCCGCGCCCGCCAGACGGGCGAGGTAGGCGGGCCCGCCAAGCTCCTTCAGCCCCTCGTCTTCCTCCATGAAGGTCTTGACCGTGACCGGAGAGGCGAGGTTGTTCTTGGCGATCCGCGCCGCGCAGATCTCGAAGATGCGGGCATGCACCGGTTCGTAGAAATGCTTTTCGCCGATGATCGAGGCGACCTTGTCATAGATATCGTTGTTGGTGAGGATCGCCCCCAGAAGCTGCTGCTCCGCCTCGATCGAATGCGGCATGGTATCGGGCGAATCGAGCTGTATCGCACCCGCATTCATCTTGAAGACGTCGTTCATGACTGTCCCTGCCTCATCTGTCAGCCCCCGAGGCCGCTTCCCTACCCGAGCCGCGCGCGGCCTGGCAAATGGTATAACCTGTGGAAAAGCCGGTATAACACATCATACAGGATGCAGGGCGTTTCGTCACCCCGAATACCACATCTAGCGCAGTTCAGACCGATTTGCGGGCGTCCTGCCAGGCGCGCGGTGCCTTGAGGAAGGCTTCGACCTCGGCCAGCGTCGACGCGTCGAACGTGCCCTGCGCGCGCGCTTCGGCCAGAACGTCCCACCACGTGCACAGGTGATGCAGCGCAACCCCGTGATCGGCCAGAGTCTTTTCCGTGTCGGGAAAGATGCCGTAATAGAAGATTACCGCCGTATGTCCGCACAGCGCGCCGGTCTCGCGAATCGCGTCCACGAAGCTCAGCTTCGAGCCGCCGTCGGTGGTGAGATCCTCCACCAGCAGCACTCGCTGGCCCTCGCTCATCGTGCCTTCGATGCGCGCGTTGCGCCCGTAGCCTTTCGGCTTCTTGCGCACATAGGTCATCGGAAGGCCCATCCGCTCGGCCACAAGTGCCGCGAAAGGGATGCCCGCCGTCTCGCCGCCGGCGATGTTGTCGAAAGCCTCGAAGCCCGCGTTGCGCATCACCGTCACGGTCAGGAAATCCATCAGCGTCGCGCGGATCCGCGGGTAGGAGATCAGCTTGCGGCAGTCGATGTAGGTCGGCCCCGGCAGCCCCGAGGAATAGATGTAGGGCTCTTCGGCGTTGAAATGCACCGCCTCGATCTCGAGCAGCATGCGCGCCGTCAGGCGGGCCATTTCGGCGGCATCGGGATAGGCCGAGGGGATCATGCAGGCTGTCCTTCTTCTGTTGTCAGTATCCCCGCCGGCGGCGGGAAGGCATGTGTCGATCCGGCTCAGGCAACGCGCCAGGCCGGCGTGAAGCCGGGATCGAATACCGTCACCGGACCATCCGCGGTCTCCACCTGCGCCAGAGCGGGGGCGGGCGCGCGCTCCAGCGTCATGCTCGCCGTGTTGGCCGGCAGCCCGTAGAAGGCCGGGCCGTTCAGCGAACAGAACCTTTCGAGACGGTCGAGCGCATTCTCCTCCTCGAAGACATGGGCGAGGATCGCCATCGTGTTCGGAGCGGTGAAACATCCCGCGCAGCCGCAGGGCAGCAGCTTGGCGGCATCCGTATGCGGCGCGCTGTCCGTTCCGAGAAAGAAGCGCGCCTCGCCCGAGGTTGCGGCATCGCGCAGTGCCAGGCGATGGCTCTCGCGCTTCGCGACCGGCAGGCAGTAATAATGCGGCCGGATCCCCCCGGCGAGGATGTGGTTGCGGTTGATGACCAGGTGATGCGTGGTGATCGTCGCGCCGAGGCTCGCGTCCTGCGACCGGGCATAGTCCACGGCGTCTGCCGTGGTGATATGTTCCATGATCACGCGCAGGCCCGGCGTGGCCCGCCGGATCGGGTCGAGCACGCGATCGATGAACACGGCCTCGCGGTCGAAGATGTCCACCCCGGCGTCCGTCACCTCGCCGTGCAGGCAAAGCGGCAGACCGATTTCGGCCATGCGTTCGAGCACCGGCCGGACACGGTCGAAATCGCGCACGCCGCTCGCCGAATTGGTGGTCGCTCCGGCAGGGTACAGCTTGACCGCCTTCACGATACCCGAGGCATGTGCCGCGGCGACATCGTCGGGGTCGGTGTCCTCGGTCAGGTAGAGTGTCATCAGCGGTTCGAAGTCCGCGCCCTCGGGCAATGCCGCGAGGATGCGGTCCCGGTAGGCCGCTGCCTGCGCCCCCGTCACCACGGGCGGCACGAGGTTCGGCATCACGATCGCGCGGGCGAAATGTGCGGCGGTATGGGGCAGGACGGCCTCGAGCATCGCGCCATCGCGCAGATGCAGGTGCCAGTCGTCGGGGCGGCGCAATGTCAGGGTCCGGCTCATGGCCCGGCGCTAGCATAGCCCGCGTCGCGGCGCCAGTCTCAGCTGACCCGCTTCCGTCCTGGTCTGCGCCCGAAGCCCGGCTCCTTGAGACGCCGCGCAACATTCCGGCAGAGCAGCTCCGCCAGACCTTCGCGCCCGTCCTGTTCGAGTCTCGACAACAGGCGGCGCAGGTAGGGCCTGTGCGCGCGGCGCGCCCGCATCAGCTGGGCGAAATCCTGCGGGACCAGGGTCGAATCGCTTGTCATGGCCAGCAGATCATAAAGCACGTCCATCTCCAGCAGGTCGGTCTGCAGCGCGGCGCCCATGTTCGGCAGCGTCAGCCGGGTCACGTTGTCCCCGCCGAAGAGCGCCGCATGCATCGCGTCCTCCCGCTGCATCGGATCGTAGAGGATGAAGGCCCGCCGCGCGGCCTCGATCATGTGCGGCGCGTACCCGTAGCGCCCGGTGAAGTCGAGCCGCCGCATCTCGGTGAATCGGCCGTCCCAGCCCGCCATGGCCGGGTCGAGCGTGGCCTGCGGCTGGATCGCCAGCACCCGCGCGCCGGGGGCCGTGACGGAAAAGGCCGCGGCGGCGTACCCGCAGGGGCCGGCTCCGTAGAAGAGCACCTCGTCGAAATCGTCGCAGATGCCCTCGTCGGACAGCCGGTCGAAGAAGTCATAGACCTCCGGATCGCGAAACCAGGTGTCCCCGTCGCAGATCAGCGTCATCTGCGACCAGCCGTAGCCCAGCACCATGTCCCATCCCAGCGGATGCCCGACGGGCGAGAGCGCCTGGATGCCCTGGCGGCTTTCGAAGCTGACAAGCAGCGTGGAGCCGCCGTTGACATAGGCCGCCATGTGGCGCGGGCCAAGATTGATCGCGTAGCCGTGCTGGTCGGCCACCGCGTGAATGCCGGCGATCCAGTCCGACCTGTTGAGCGCCTTCAGCGAAGGTCCGAAATCGATAGGCGGTGTCATCATGCTGCGCCTGCTTAACATTTAACGCCGCAACAACCGCGGCAAACAACTTCGTCAGCCTGTGACTCACGATCCATTACAGGCGACATGTCTCCATCAGACGGCATGTCGCGCAGGCAGTGCCGTCGCCCGATTTCAGATCCGGCAACGCAACGACACTGACGGCAGCCAACGCATGAGTAAAGTACATTATGTCCCGCTTCCCGTCCCGCCGTTACGGTTTCGCGGCCGGGTTGCGGCCCGCGCGATGACGCTTGACGCCTGCGCCGGGGATGCGGTCTGTTGGCGCAGAGGAGAGTAAGATGCAGCCACCCGCCACGATCGACGCCGTCCAGGAGTTGCTGGCCGGACAAGGCTATGTATGCGGCAGGGCGCTCGGCACGGTGGTGTTCCTCTCCCTGGCCCTCGGCCGGCCGCTCTTTCTGGAAGGCGAGGCGGGCGTGGGCAAGACCGAGATCGCCAGGGCGCTTGCGGCGGGGCTCGGACGCCGTCTGATCCGCCTGCAGTGCTACGAGGGGCTCGATGCTGCCTCCGCGGTCTGCGAATGGAACTTCCCCGCCCAGATGGTGGCGATCCGCACCGCCGAAGCCTCCGGCGGCGCGGACAGGGCCGCCTTGCGCGAGGAACTCTTCAGCCACGATTACCTGATCGAACGTCCGCTCCTGCAGGCGATGATGCCGCATCGGGAAGGCCCGCCGGTCCTGCTCATCGACGAACTCGACCGAAGCGACGAACCCTTCGAAGCCTTTCTGCTCGAGGCGCTCGGCGACTTCCAGGTCACGATCCCCGAGATCGGCACCATCCGCGCGCCCGAGCCGCCCATCGTCGTCGTCACCTCGAACCGCACCCGCGAGGTGCATGACGCGCTCAAGCGCCGCTGCCTGTACCACTGGGTCGACTACCCCGATTTCGACCGCGAGATGGAAGTGCTGCGCGCACGCGCGCCCGGCACCTCCGAGGCGCTCAGCCGCGAAGTCGTGGCCTTCGTCCAGAAGCTGCGCACCGAAGATCTGTTCAAGAAACCGGGCGTCGCCGAGACCATCGACTGGGCCAGATGCCTTCTCGCCCTCGACGTGATCGCGCTCAGCCCCGAGGTCATCGCCGACACACTCGGCGCGATCCTGAAATACCAGGACGACATCCAGAAGCTGCAGGGATCCGAGGCCGGCCGCATCCTCGAGGCCGCGCGATCCTCGCTCGAACCCGCATGAAACCCGCCGCCTTCCTTTGCTTGCAAATATCCTCGGGGGTCCGGGGGCAGACAGCCCCCGGGAGGTGAGGTTTGGCCGAACATCTCCCGCTGGAGCTTCCCGAGACGCCCCGGCTCGCCGGGAACATCGCCCATTTCGCCCGCGCCCTTCGCAAGGCGGGGCTGCCCATCGGGCCCGGTCGCATCATCGACGCGGTGCGCGCCGTCGAGGCGGCGGGGTTCACCGAACGGCAGGACTTCTACTGGACGCTGCATGCCTGTTTCGTCAGCCGGCCCGAGCATCGGGCGGTCTTTGCGCAGATCTTCCGTCTCTACTGGCGTGATCCGCGCTATCTCGAGCACATGATGTCGATGCTGCTTCCGGCCGTGCGCGGCGTGCAGGAAGAGCGCAAGGCCGATGCAGCCGCGAAGCGGGCGGCCGAGGCCTTGCTCGACGGAAGCGAACCGCCTCGGGCCGCGGCAGCGGACGACAGCGGCGACGAGATGCAGATCGAGATCGACGCGCGCCAGACCGCCTCGGCCGAGGAACGCCTTCGCACGCTCGACTTCGAGCAGATGAGCACCGCGGAGATGGCCGAGGCACGGCGCATGCTGTCGCGGCTCCGCCTGCCGGTCGATCCCATTCGCTCGCGCCGCACCGGTGCCAGCCGCCTCGGGCACCGTGTCGATGCGCGCCGCACCCTGCGTGCGGCGATGAAACAGGGGGGCGAGATGCATCACATCGCGCTCAAGACCCGTCGCGAGCGCTGGCCCAACCTGGTCGTGCTCTGCGACATCTCGGGCTCGATGAGCCGGTATTCCCGGACCGTGCTGCATTTCCTGCACGCCGTCAGCAATGCGCGCGGGGATGGCTGGGCGAGGGTGCATGCCTTCACGTTCGGCACCCGGCTCACCAACATCACCCGTCATCTGCGACAGCGCGATGTGGACGCCGCGCTGGCCGCGGCCGGGTCGGAAGCCCGGGACTGGGAAGGCGGGACCCGCATCGGCGCCTGCCTTCAGGCGTTCAATCGGGAATGGTCGCGCAGGGTCATGGGGCAGGGGGCGGTGGTGCTGCTGATCACCGACGGGCTCGACCGGGGCGATCCCGACGTGCTCGGGCGCCAGATGGAGCGGCTGCACCTGTCCGCCCGCCGCCTGATCTGGCTGAACCCGCTGCTGCGCTGGGACGGCTTCGCCCCGAAGGCGACAGGGATCCGGGCGATGCTGCCCCATGTGGACAGCTTCCGCGCCGGCCATTCCGTGGCCTCGCTGCAAGACCTCGCCGCGGTCATCACGGACCGTCAGGACTCGGGGGAAAAGATGCGCCTCCGGGCGCTGATGGCGGACACGGGATCCGCTTGAACGCAACGGAGTCGTCCCGATACGCAGAAGTGGTGCTTTCGGTCACGCGACATGCTAGGGTTGCAGGGCGTTCCGGTCGCGGCGCGTGCAGTTCTCGCGCGAAGCGCTGCGCTATCCAGTTCAGGACGACAGAATGAGCGAGTTTGATATAGCTTGCGACGTATGCGCGAAGATGCAGATCCCCATCACGCTCGCCGATCCGTCCCTCGAGGATTATCCGCTTGTTTACTGTAACGCGGCGTTCACGCGACTCACCGGTTACAAACTCAGTAGCGTCGAGGGGATGAACTGCCGGTTTCTTCAGGGCGAGAACACCAACGCCGACGATGCCGCAGCGCTGAAAACCGGACTTCTGGAGCGAAACTGGTGCGCGCAGACGATCACGAATTACAGGCAGGACGGTATCGAGTTCAACAACCTTGTTGTCCTGCAAGATCTGGTCCTGATGGACGGGACGCGCCTTGTGCTTGGCTGCCAGTACGAATTTCACACCGCTACCGACAAGCGGCATGTCTACGCGCATCTGGTTGACGTCGAGAAGATCTCGGCGGCTGGCTTTGCAATGGTCGAGGCCGCGGCCAGACCCCGGCGCAACACATTGTTGATGCGCTCCGAAAACGCCATGATGAAAATCCAGACCCACACAATATACCGGAACCTCGGCGGCGTTTTTACCTGAAACGGGTCGTCGCCGAGACTGGGGGCGGTGCGACGTCTCAGGCCACGGCTTTCTCGAAACTGTTTCGATAGATTGCCGAAAGCTCGGAGAGCGGGGCAGAGGACGCGGCGAAGCGCACGACGTCTCCGCCGAAACGCCCGACGATGGCAAGCGGAAGCCCGGCCGCCCCCGCCGCGGCGGTCAGCGCCTCGGCTGCGTCGACGGAGCAGGCGATGAGGTAGCGGGCCTGGTCCTCGCCGAACAGCGCGCCCGTGTCGCCAGCGGCGAGCGTGACTCCCAGGCCCGACGCTTCGGCCAGTTCGAACGCCGCCAGCGCAAGCCCGCCGTCGGAAAGATCCGTGCAGGCACCGATCAGCTTGCGCTGCGCGCGGATGAATTCGCCGCAGGCCTTCTCGGCTTCCAGATCGACAGGCGGTGCATCGCCTTCGGCGCGACCGAAGACGGCCTGAAGGATCGCCGATTGACCGAGGTGGCCGCGCGTCTCGCCCAGCATGAGCGCAAGATCCCCGTCTCTTACCGTCGACCCGATCGCGATCTCGTCCGCTCCGATCAGGCCCACGGCGCCGATGGTGGGCGTCGGCAGGATCGCGGTCCCGTCGGTTTCGTTGTAAAGCGAGACGTTGCCCGACACGATGGGCATGTCGAGCGCGGCGCAGGCCGCACCTATCCCCTCGATGGCCCCGACGAACTGACCCATGATCTCGGGTTTCTCGGGATTGCCGAAGTTGAGGTTGTCCGTGGCGGCAAGTGGCCGTGCCCCCACGGCACAGAGGTTGCGATAGGCTTCGGCGACCGCCTGCTTGCCGCCCTCGACCGGGTTGGCCCGGACGTAGCGCGGAGTCACGTCCGAGGTGAAGGCCAACGCCTTGCCGGTGCCGTGCACACGGACGATGCCGGCTCCGATTCCGGGGCGGCGGACGCTATCGCCCATGACGGTCGTGTCATATTGCTCGAAGACCCAGTTCTTGGCCGCATGGTTCGGGTCCGAGATCAGGGCCTTGAGCCCGTCAATGGGGTCGAAGTCGGGCACCGGTCCCAGGGCTGTCGCCGCGGGCGTCGCCACCCAGGGTCGATCGTATTCCGGCGCGTCCCCGGAAAGCGCCTTGAGCGGCAGATCGGCCTTCACCTCTCCGTCGAGCATGACGAGAAAGCGGTCCTCGGCGATGGTCTCGCCGACGATGGCGAAGTCGAGGTCCCACTTGTCGAACACCGCCTTGGCCTCGGCCTCGAGCTCGGGGCGCAGGACCATGAGCATGCGCTCCTGGCTTTCCGAGAGCATCATCTCGTAGGCGGTCATGTTCTCTTCGCGCACCGGCACCCGCTCGAGGTCGAGCCGGACGCCGAGATTGCCCTTGTCGCCCATCTCGACCGCCGAGCAGGTCAGCCCCGCTGCGCCCATGTCCTGGATCGAGATTACCGCGCCCGTGGCCATGAGTTCGAGACAGGCCTCCATCAGGCGCTTTTCGGTGAAGGGGTCGCCCACCTGCACCGTGGGACGCTTTTCCTCGATGGTATCGTCGAATTCGGCCGACGCCATCGTTGCGCCGCCGACCCCGTCGCGACCCGTCTTGGCGCCGAGGTAGACCACCGGCATGCCCACGCCCGAGGCCGCCGAGTAGAAGATTGCATCCGCGTCCGCGAGCCCTGCCGCAAACGCGTTGACGAGGCAGTTGCCGTTGTAGGCGGGGTCGAACCTGACCTCACCGCCGACGGTGGGGACGCCAAAGCAGTTGCCATAGCCTCCGATGCCTTCGACCACGCCGTTGACCAGGCGCCGGGTCTTTGGGTGCGAGGGTTCGCCGAAGCTCAGCGCGTTCATGGCGGCGATGGGGCGGGCGCCCATGGTGAAGACATCGCGCAGGATCCCGCCGACGCCTGTCGCGGCGCCCTGATAGGGTTCGATGTAGGACGGATGGTTGTGGCTCTCCATCTTGAAGACCACCGCCTGTCCGTCGCCGATATCGACGACACCGGCGTTCTCACCCGGACCGCAGATGACCTGCGGACCCGTGGTGGGAAGGGTGCGGAGCCATTTCCTGGACGACTTGTAAGAGCAATGCTCGTTCCACATGGCCGAGAAGATGCCGAGTTCGGTGAAGGTCGGAACGCGTCCGACGATCTGCAGGATGCGCTCGTATTCGTCGGGCTTCAGCCCGTGCGCGGCAATAAGTTCCGGTGTGATGGCTGGCTCTTGCATCTGCGAATGTTCCTCGTGGCGCTCCGGCCAGTGCTTAATCGAAGCGTGGGCCGGGGAAAAGGCGCCCGCAGATGAAAAGGGCCGCACCCTCTCGGGAGCGGCCCTGTGTCGCCTTCTTACGGCAACAACTGTCGCGGTTTATTGCAGGTAGATGGTCGCCTTGCCACCTGTCGCCTCGCCTTCGCCTGCCGGTGCGGCCGCGGTGGCAAGCTCTTCCTTGGTCGCGTTCAGACCGACCACGTTTCCATCGATGCTGACATTCGCGGGCGACACCGTGATGTCGAGCCAGTCGGCGTCAACAACGGATCCATCCTCGAGCTCGACGTAGAAGTTCGCGTCGCCAGAACCGTCGCTCATCACATCGGTGATCGTGCCGAGCCGCGTGCCGTCGCTCAGGACAACTTCCGCGCCCTTGGCCGCCGTCATCGCCTGACCCATGTCGGACTGAAGTTCGAGGCGCTTCTCCGCGTCATAGGTTCCCATGCTGCTTTGAGCATAGGCGACGGGCGCGCCGGCCATCATTGCGACTGCTGCGGTCGTGATCAGAAACTTGCGTGTCATCGTGATCTCCTTCCCTTTTTGAGTATGACACCCAACGTGGCTCCTCCGCTGCCGTTCCGCCCGGAGCGCTCACGTCGGTTCACGAAGCGATCACAGTGCCGTCAGGCGCGTAGACGTACTTATTCAGTGCGGGAGTGTCGCGAACGCGTGTCAGGATTCGCGCCAATTGCCGCGAGCAAAAAAAAGGCCGAGCGGAAACGCTCGGCCAAGTCCAACAGGGAGGTGAAGAAGAGGCACCTGAGTGCCCGTCTTCTTCGAAAGCTCAGATAGGCGGCAATCTGCACGCTATCAAGGCAGTTTGTGGATCGGCATCGGCAAAACCGCTATGCAGGAATTGCATGGCTGGCGGGCGTCAGCCTTTCTGCAGGTCGCGAAGCTGTTTGCGGTAACTGATGATCTCTTCCTGAACGAAATCGCGGAAGGCCGCGATGCGCTGGGAATGGCGCAGTTCTTCCGGGTAGGCCAGAAAGACCGGCACTTCCGCCGACTCGACGTCCGGCAGAACCTGGACGAGATTCGCGAAATCCTGGGTCAGATAATCCGGAAGCACGCCGATCCCGAGGTCGTTCAGCACGCCCTGAAGCACGCCGAAGTAATTGTTCACCGTCAGCATCGAGCGGATTTCGTAGGTCATCAGGTGCTTGATGAGGCGCAGGCCGGCGCCGACCTGGTCGCTTTCGGTGTTTTGGCTGATCAGACGATGCGAGTGGATGTCCGAGATCACCTTGGGCGTTCCGGCGCGTTCGAGATATGCGGGCGTCGCATAGAGGCACATGCGCACGGACATGAGACGCTTGCGGATCAGATCCGCCTGGCTCGGCTCTTTCATTCTGATGGCGACATCCGCCTCGCGCATGGGAAGGTCGAGCACGCGCTCCTCGAGCATGAGATCCACCTTCAGGTCCGGATATTGCTCGTAGAGCTTGCCCAGCCGCGGCGCGAGCCAGAGCGTACCGAAACCGGTGGTTGTGGTGACCCTGAGTTCGCCGAACACCTCGTCCTCGCTGTCGCGGATGCGCGCGGCGGCCGTGTCGAGACGCTTTGCCATCGCCGAGGTGGCATCGAACAGCAATTCGCCCTGCTCGGTAAGGATCAGGCCGCGGGCATGGCGATGGAACAGCGTGGTATCGAGCTGCTCTTCAAGCCCGCGGATCTGCCGGCTGACCGCCGATTGGGACAGGTTCAGCTTTTCGCCGGCATGCGTGAGCGAGCCGGCGTCCGCGACCGCGTGAAATATTCGTAACTTGTCCCAATCCATCGCACGTCCGTCCCTTGGTCTTTGGGACGCTCTAACCAGACAAGGTTTAAAAATCGAGTGCTGGTTGAAACTAATCGCGGCAAGGTGACAAAACTGCTATGCAGGTCAGCATATTTGACCTAATATTGGCGCCATTCTGTGCAAAGCTACATCTTCCGGGGAGGAGAGTCGCCATGAGCAAGCACCAGATAACGCTGAACGATCGCTACGATCTTGAAAAGACGCCGGTTTTGCTGAACGGCACGCAGGCGCTCGTTCGCCTGATGATGATGCAGAAGGCGCGGGACAGGGCGGCTGGGCTGAATACCGCCGGATATGTGACTGGCTATCGCGGCTCTCCGCTGGGCGCGGTCGACCTGCAGATGCAGCGCGCGCAAAAGCAGCTTGCCGCCTCTGACGTCAGGTTTCAGCCGGGCCTGAACGAGGACCTCGCCGCGACGGCGCTTTGGGGCGCGCAGCAGGCGGAGCTGCGCGGAGAGGGAAGGTTCGACGGTGTCTTCGGCCTCTGGTACGGCAAGGGCCCGGGAGTGGACCGATCCGGCGACGTGATGCGGCATGCGAACATGGCCGGGACGTCGCGCCACGGCGGCGTGCTCATGGCCATGGGCGACGACCATACCGGCGAAAGCTCGACCGTTCTGCATCAGTCCGAATGGGCGCTTGTCGATGCCTACATGCCGGTGGTGAGCCCGGCGGGCGTGCAGGAGATCCTGGATTACGGCCTTTACGGCTTTGCGCTGAGCCGCTTCTCGGGTCTGTGGGTCGGGCTCAAGACCATGAAGGACACGATCGAGGCCACCTCTGTCGTCGAAACCGGGCTCGATCGTTACGATTTTGCCGAACCGGAGTTCCAGATGCCGGAAGGCGGCCTCAACATCCGCCTGATCGACACGCCACACGCGCAGGAAGCGCGGATGATCGACTACAAGCGCTTCGCGGCGGAAGCCTTCTCGCGCGCGAACCGGATGGACCGGCGGGTCTGGGGCAAGCCCGGCGCCCGGATCGGGCTGGTCGCGGCGGGGAAGAATTGGCTGGACCTCGTGCATGCGCTCAGCCTTCTCAACATTGAAGAGGCCGAATGCGAGCGGCTGGGGATCACCACCTACAAGGTCGGCCAGACCTTCCCGCTCGACATGACGTCGTTCCACGACTGGGCCGAGGGGCTCGATCTGATTGTCGTGGTTGAGGAGAAGCGCAAGCTGATCGAGATCCAGATCAAGGAAAGCATCTTCGACGACCGGCAGGGGCGGCGGGTCTACGGTTGGTACAAGGGCGGCGCGGGGGGCATGCATCGCGACGAGCTGTTCCCGACGCGCGGGGCGCTCGACCCCATCATGATCGCCGAAAAGCTGGGCGCGATCCTGATCGAGGAGGGCCGCGAGACGGAGGCCCTGCGCGCGGGGATGAACCTGCTGAGCGACGCGCGGCGCAACGACAACGCCGAAGAGATCGCGGCCCGTCTGCCGTATTTCTGCTCGGGCTGCCCGCACAACACCTCGACCAGGGTTCCCGAGGGCAGCCGCGCCTATGCCGGGATCGGCTGCCACTACATGGTGCAGTGGATGGACCGGTCGACCACCGGCTTCACGCATATGGGGGGCGAGGGGGCGAACTGGATCGGCGAGGCGCCGTTCTCGAAGCGCCCGCATGTGTTCCAGAACCTCGGGGACGGCACCTACAACCATTCGGGCGTGCAGGCGATCCGCGCTGCGCTCGCCGCCGGGACCACCATCACCTACAAGATCCTCTACAACGATGCGGTGGCCATGACCGGCGGCCAGCACAACGAAGGCGATCTCGACGCGCCCCGCATCGTGCGCGAGCTGCAGGCGATGGGCGTGCCCAACATCGCCGTAGTTTACGACGAGAAGGAAGACGTCGACCCGAAGGCTTTCAGCGGGGTCGCCCTGCACGAGCGGGCCCATATGCAAACCGTTCAGGAGGAGTTTGCAAAGCTCGAGGGCGTGTCGGCGATCGTCTATATCCAGACCTGTGCGGCGGAAAAGCGCCGGCGCCGCAAGCGCGGCACCTTCCCCGATCCGGACAAGCGGGTGTTCATCAACACGGACGTCTGCGAAGGCTGCGGCGATTGCGGCGTGCAGTCCAATTGCGTCTCCATCGTCCCGGAAGAGACCGAGCTTGGGCGCAAGCGCGCGATAGACCAGTCCTCGTGCAACAAGGATTTCTCCTGCCTCAAGGGTTTCTGCCCTTCCTTCGTGACGCTCGAGGGCGCAAAGGTCCGCAAGGATCCGACGACGCAGCTTGACCTGCCGCATCTGCCCGATCCCGAGCTGCCCCGGATAGAGGGCACATGGAACGTCGTGATCA encodes:
- a CDS encoding orotate phosphoribosyltransferase, with product MIPSAYPDAAEMARLTARMLLEIEAVHFNAEEPYIYSSGLPGPTYIDCRKLISYPRIRATLMDFLTVTVMRNAGFEAFDNIAGGETAGIPFAALVAERMGLPMTYVRKKPKGYGRNARIEGTMSEGQRVLLVEDLTTDGGSKLSFVDAIRETGALCGHTAVIFYYGIFPDTEKTLADHGVALHHLCTWWDVLAEARAQGTFDASTLAEVEAFLKAPRAWQDARKSV
- the pyrC gene encoding dihydroorotase, which translates into the protein MSRTLTLRRPDDWHLHLRDGAMLEAVLPHTAAHFARAIVMPNLVPPVVTGAQAAAYRDRILAALPEGADFEPLMTLYLTEDTDPDDVAAAHASGIVKAVKLYPAGATTNSASGVRDFDRVRPVLERMAEIGLPLCLHGEVTDAGVDIFDREAVFIDRVLDPIRRATPGLRVIMEHITTADAVDYARSQDASLGATITTHHLVINRNHILAGGIRPHYYCLPVAKRESHRLALRDAATSGEARFFLGTDSAPHTDAAKLLPCGCAGCFTAPNTMAILAHVFEEENALDRLERFCSLNGPAFYGLPANTASMTLERAPAPALAQVETADGPVTVFDPGFTPAWRVA
- a CDS encoding phosphoadenosine phosphosulfate reductase; protein product: MTPPIDFGPSLKALNRSDWIAGIHAVADQHGYAINLGPRHMAAYVNGGSTLLVSFESRQGIQALSPVGHPLGWDMVLGYGWSQMTLICDGDTWFRDPEVYDFFDRLSDEGICDDFDEVLFYGAGPCGYAAAAFSVTAPGARVLAIQPQATLDPAMAGWDGRFTEMRRLDFTGRYGYAPHMIEAARRAFILYDPMQREDAMHAALFGGDNVTRLTLPNMGAALQTDLLEMDVLYDLLAMTSDSTLVPQDFAQLMRARRAHRPYLRRLLSRLEQDGREGLAELLCRNVARRLKEPGFGRRPGRKRVS
- a CDS encoding AAA family ATPase, whose amino-acid sequence is MQPPATIDAVQELLAGQGYVCGRALGTVVFLSLALGRPLFLEGEAGVGKTEIARALAAGLGRRLIRLQCYEGLDAASAVCEWNFPAQMVAIRTAEASGGADRAALREELFSHDYLIERPLLQAMMPHREGPPVLLIDELDRSDEPFEAFLLEALGDFQVTIPEIGTIRAPEPPIVVVTSNRTREVHDALKRRCLYHWVDYPDFDREMEVLRARAPGTSEALSREVVAFVQKLRTEDLFKKPGVAETIDWARCLLALDVIALSPEVIADTLGAILKYQDDIQKLQGSEAGRILEAARSSLEPA
- a CDS encoding VWA domain-containing protein, yielding MAEHLPLELPETPRLAGNIAHFARALRKAGLPIGPGRIIDAVRAVEAAGFTERQDFYWTLHACFVSRPEHRAVFAQIFRLYWRDPRYLEHMMSMLLPAVRGVQEERKADAAAKRAAEALLDGSEPPRAAAADDSGDEMQIEIDARQTASAEERLRTLDFEQMSTAEMAEARRMLSRLRLPVDPIRSRRTGASRLGHRVDARRTLRAAMKQGGEMHHIALKTRRERWPNLVVLCDISGSMSRYSRTVLHFLHAVSNARGDGWARVHAFTFGTRLTNITRHLRQRDVDAALAAAGSEARDWEGGTRIGACLQAFNREWSRRVMGQGAVVLLITDGLDRGDPDVLGRQMERLHLSARRLIWLNPLLRWDGFAPKATGIRAMLPHVDSFRAGHSVASLQDLAAVITDRQDSGEKMRLRALMADTGSA
- a CDS encoding PAS domain-containing protein — its product is MQFSREALRYPVQDDRMSEFDIACDVCAKMQIPITLADPSLEDYPLVYCNAAFTRLTGYKLSSVEGMNCRFLQGENTNADDAAALKTGLLERNWCAQTITNYRQDGIEFNNLVVLQDLVLMDGTRLVLGCQYEFHTATDKRHVYAHLVDVEKISAAGFAMVEAAARPRRNTLLMRSENAMMKIQTHTIYRNLGGVFT
- the purL gene encoding phosphoribosylformylglycinamidine synthase subunit PurL, with amino-acid sequence MQEPAITPELIAAHGLKPDEYERILQIVGRVPTFTELGIFSAMWNEHCSYKSSRKWLRTLPTTGPQVICGPGENAGVVDIGDGQAVVFKMESHNHPSYIEPYQGAATGVGGILRDVFTMGARPIAAMNALSFGEPSHPKTRRLVNGVVEGIGGYGNCFGVPTVGGEVRFDPAYNGNCLVNAFAAGLADADAIFYSAASGVGMPVVYLGAKTGRDGVGGATMASAEFDDTIEEKRPTVQVGDPFTEKRLMEACLELMATGAVISIQDMGAAGLTCSAVEMGDKGNLGVRLDLERVPVREENMTAYEMMLSESQERMLMVLRPELEAEAKAVFDKWDLDFAIVGETIAEDRFLVMLDGEVKADLPLKALSGDAPEYDRPWVATPAATALGPVPDFDPIDGLKALISDPNHAAKNWVFEQYDTTVMGDSVRRPGIGAGIVRVHGTGKALAFTSDVTPRYVRANPVEGGKQAVAEAYRNLCAVGARPLAATDNLNFGNPEKPEIMGQFVGAIEGIGAACAALDMPIVSGNVSLYNETDGTAILPTPTIGAVGLIGADEIAIGSTVRDGDLALMLGETRGHLGQSAILQAVFGRAEGDAPPVDLEAEKACGEFIRAQRKLIGACTDLSDGGLALAAFELAEASGLGVTLAAGDTGALFGEDQARYLIACSVDAAEALTAAAGAAGLPLAIVGRFGGDVVRFAASSAPLSELSAIYRNSFEKAVA
- a CDS encoding PRC-barrel domain-containing protein, translated to MTRKFLITTAAVAMMAGAPVAYAQSSMGTYDAEKRLELQSDMGQAMTAAKGAEVVLSDGTRLGTITDVMSDGSGDANFYVELEDGSVVDADWLDITVSPANVSIDGNVVGLNATKEELATAAAPAGEGEATGGKATIYLQ